A genomic window from Mesorhizobium sp. 131-2-1 includes:
- a CDS encoding RNA-binding S4 domain-containing protein, translating to MVAEGRQRIDKWLFFSRAVKSRSLAAKLVVAGRVRINRDKAAQASDMVRPGDVLTITLDQRILVWKVLGAGARRGPAEEARLLYEDMSPQPTPKGEAVPDAIPALREAGSGRPTKKERRQTDRLLGED from the coding sequence ATGGTCGCCGAAGGCCGCCAGCGCATCGACAAATGGCTGTTCTTCTCGCGCGCGGTGAAATCCCGTTCGTTGGCGGCCAAACTCGTGGTCGCCGGGCGCGTGCGCATCAATCGCGACAAAGCAGCGCAGGCCTCCGACATGGTCCGGCCCGGCGACGTGCTGACCATCACGCTGGATCAGCGCATCCTGGTGTGGAAGGTGCTTGGCGCCGGCGCCCGGCGCGGCCCAGCCGAGGAAGCGCGCCTGCTCTATGAGGACATGTCGCCGCAACCCACGCCGAAGGGCGAGGCCGTTCCGGACGCCATTCCGGCTTTACGCGAGGCCGGCAGCGGCCGCCCGACCAAGAAAGAGCGCCGACAAACCGACCGGCTACTCGGCGAGGATTGA
- a CDS encoding CarD family transcriptional regulator: MATITPQKKSNAARHGFKTGEFIVYPAHGVGQIVSIDEQEVAGHKLELFVIDFQKDKMRLKVPVAKATSIGMRKLSEEDYVDRALKVVQGRARIKRTMWSRRAQEYDAKINSGDLISISEVVRDLYRADNQPEQSYSERQLYEAALDRMAREIAAVNRMSETEAVRLIEVNLNKGPKRGAKADNEEAEQEEAA, encoded by the coding sequence ATGGCAACGATCACCCCGCAGAAGAAGTCCAACGCAGCGCGTCACGGTTTCAAGACCGGCGAGTTCATCGTCTATCCGGCGCACGGCGTCGGCCAGATCGTCTCGATCGACGAGCAGGAAGTCGCCGGCCACAAGCTGGAACTGTTCGTCATCGACTTCCAGAAGGACAAGATGCGCCTCAAGGTGCCGGTCGCCAAGGCGACCTCCATTGGCATGCGCAAGCTGTCGGAAGAGGATTATGTCGACCGCGCGCTGAAGGTCGTGCAGGGCCGTGCCCGCATCAAGCGCACCATGTGGTCGCGCCGTGCCCAGGAATATGATGCCAAGATCAACTCGGGCGACCTGATCTCGATCTCGGAAGTCGTGCGCGACCTCTATCGCGCCGACAACCAGCCGGAGCAGTCCTATTCCGAGCGCCAGCTTTACGAGGCCGCTCTCGACCGCATGGCCCGCGAGATCGCCGCCGTCAACCGCATGTCGGAGACGGAAGCGGTGCGCCTCATCGAGGTCAACCTCAACAAGGGCCCGAAGCGCGGCGCCAAGGCCGACAATGAGGAAGCCGAACAGGAAGAAGCTGCCTGA
- the fdxA gene encoding ferredoxin FdxA has translation MTYVVTDNCIKCKYMDCIEVCPVDCFYEGENMLVIHPDECIDCGVCEPECPADAIKPDTEPGLEKWLQVNTEYAEKWPNITAKKEPPADAKNFDGETGKFEKYFSAEPGEGD, from the coding sequence ATGACCTATGTCGTGACCGACAATTGCATAAAATGCAAATACATGGACTGTATCGAGGTCTGTCCGGTCGACTGTTTCTACGAAGGCGAGAACATGCTCGTCATCCACCCGGACGAGTGCATTGACTGCGGCGTCTGCGAGCCGGAATGCCCGGCCGACGCGATCAAGCCTGATACCGAGCCGGGGCTCGAGAAGTGGCTGCAGGTCAACACCGAATATGCCGAGAAGTGGCCGAACATCACCGCCAAGAAGGAACCGCCGGCCGACGCGAAAAACTTCGACGGCGAGACCGGCAAGTTCGAGAAATATTTTTCGGCCGAGCCCGGCGAAGGCGACTAG